A window of the Streptomyces formicae genome harbors these coding sequences:
- a CDS encoding flavin monoamine oxidase family protein, which produces MGKPTRRDLLKGAGALGAAAVVDGALGTPARARPRDDRDDVVDVAVIGAGVSGAYAAWRLLGPEAEDSHILRRLRRHRRGPLDVRLFESSERIGGRLFSVTPPGMPHLHAELGGMRYLNNQPVVADLVDHLGLRTALFPVDEPQNLVYLRQHRFTQGQWGDPQVVPYELPAAIRGRTPDDALSSIIEGFVPGASTMDHQAWDKIKPTASADGRYLYDTGFWNLLLEAVGQEGWAFLHDGFGYGSVVSNVNGIEAMEASVADFVGSPPPSYRYLLDGYQTVPEELVQRFEAEGGTVRLHHQVRRIGRDRADGEDVLVLDLTVWPDGRPLRVRAHHVVLAMPQRSIELLDPDSFLFTSDQFLADLGAVVPRPASKLFLGYDRPWWEEIGLNAGRSVTDLPLRQTYYWGVEGEQAGADPANRNALLLASYNDLSDVEFWNELLTRPDRLAPVAVTRPPRPMDASAPGTLVDEAQRQLRELHGPNARIPEPTSAYFQDWVQDPYGAAYHFWQVGAKSWEVMPRMRHPLPDANLYVCGDAWSTGQGWVYGALSQAELMLEEHFALPRPTWLSPGTYLGA; this is translated from the coding sequence ATGGGCAAACCAACGCGCCGCGATCTGCTCAAGGGGGCCGGGGCTCTCGGCGCCGCCGCCGTCGTCGACGGCGCGCTCGGGACGCCGGCGCGGGCGCGCCCGCGGGACGACAGGGACGACGTCGTCGACGTCGCGGTCATCGGCGCCGGAGTGTCCGGGGCGTACGCCGCCTGGCGGCTGCTCGGCCCGGAAGCCGAGGACAGCCACATCCTGAGGAGGCTTCGGCGGCACCGCCGCGGCCCCCTCGACGTGCGCCTGTTCGAGAGCAGCGAGCGCATCGGCGGCCGCCTCTTCTCGGTGACGCCGCCCGGTATGCCGCACCTGCACGCCGAGCTCGGCGGGATGCGCTACCTGAACAACCAGCCGGTCGTGGCCGACCTCGTGGACCATCTAGGGCTGCGGACGGCCCTCTTCCCGGTCGACGAGCCGCAGAACCTGGTCTACCTGCGCCAGCACCGCTTCACCCAGGGCCAATGGGGCGATCCGCAGGTCGTGCCGTACGAGCTGCCGGCCGCGATCCGGGGCAGGACACCGGACGACGCGCTCAGTTCGATCATCGAGGGCTTCGTCCCCGGCGCTTCCACCATGGACCACCAGGCATGGGACAAGATCAAGCCGACGGCCTCGGCCGACGGCCGGTACCTCTACGACACCGGATTCTGGAACCTGCTGCTGGAGGCGGTCGGGCAGGAGGGGTGGGCGTTCCTCCACGACGGCTTCGGCTACGGCTCGGTGGTGTCCAACGTCAACGGCATCGAGGCCATGGAGGCGTCGGTGGCGGACTTCGTCGGCTCCCCTCCACCGAGCTACCGGTACCTGCTCGACGGCTACCAGACGGTGCCCGAGGAGCTCGTCCAGCGGTTCGAGGCGGAGGGCGGGACGGTCCGTCTCCACCACCAGGTGCGCCGGATCGGCCGGGACCGTGCCGACGGCGAGGACGTTCTGGTCCTCGACCTGACCGTCTGGCCCGATGGCCGGCCGCTCCGGGTCCGGGCGCACCATGTCGTCCTGGCGATGCCCCAGCGCTCGATCGAGCTGCTGGACCCGGACTCCTTCCTCTTCACCAGCGACCAGTTCCTCGCCGACCTCGGCGCCGTCGTCCCGAGGCCGGCCTCCAAGCTCTTCCTCGGCTACGACCGGCCGTGGTGGGAGGAGATCGGCCTGAACGCCGGCCGTTCGGTGACGGACCTGCCGCTGCGTCAGACGTACTACTGGGGCGTGGAGGGGGAGCAGGCCGGGGCCGACCCCGCCAACCGCAACGCCCTGCTGCTGGCCTCCTACAACGACCTCAGCGACGTGGAGTTCTGGAACGAGCTGCTGACGCGGCCGGACCGGCTCGCCCCGGTGGCCGTGACCCGGCCGCCGCGGCCGATGGACGCGTCGGCACCGGGAACGCTGGTCGACGAGGCACAGCGCCAACTGCGCGAGCTGCACGGCCCCAACGCGCGCATCCCCGAGCCGACGTCGGCCTACTTCCAGGACTGGGTGCAGGACCCGTACGGAGCCGCCTACCACTTCTGGCAGGTGGGGGCGAAGAGCTGGGAGGTCATGCCGCGCATGCGCCACCCGCTCCCCGACGCCAACCTGTACGTCTGCGGCGACGCGTGGTCGACCGGGCAGGGCTGGGTCTACGGCGCGCTCAGCCAGGCCGAGCTGATGCTCGAGGAGCACTTCGCCCTGCCCCGCCCGACATGGCTCTCACCGGGCACCTACCTCGGCGCGTAG
- a CDS encoding NAD(P)H-dependent flavin oxidoreductase, with the protein METALTRLVGVRHPLVQTGMGWVAGPRLVSATADAGALGILASATMTTGRLREAVREVRSRTDAPFGVNLRADAGDARERVRIIVEEGVRVASFALAPSRELIAELKDAGVVVIPSVGARRHAEKVAAWGADAVIVQGGEGGGHTGDTATTVLLPQVVDAVDIPVVAAGGFHDGRGLVAALAYGAAGIAMGTRFLLTSDSTVPDAVKARYLAASVRDVTVTTAVDGLPHRMLRTDLVEALERSGRVRALLHALRRAAGFRKLSGLSWAALVRDGLAMKHGKDLSWSQVLLAANTPMLLKAAMVEGRTDLGVMASGQVAGVIEDLPSCAELVGRVMAQAQEVLRALPATE; encoded by the coding sequence ATGGAGACGGCGCTGACCAGGCTCGTCGGGGTCCGGCACCCCCTCGTCCAGACCGGCATGGGCTGGGTCGCGGGACCTCGTCTGGTCTCCGCCACGGCCGACGCGGGCGCGCTCGGGATCCTCGCCTCCGCGACGATGACCACCGGGCGGCTCCGGGAGGCCGTGCGCGAGGTCAGGTCCCGTACGGACGCGCCCTTCGGCGTCAATCTGCGCGCGGACGCCGGGGACGCGCGGGAACGGGTGCGGATCATCGTCGAGGAGGGCGTACGGGTCGCCTCCTTCGCCCTCGCCCCGTCGCGCGAGCTGATCGCGGAGCTCAAGGACGCGGGCGTCGTCGTCATCCCGTCCGTCGGGGCACGGCGGCATGCCGAGAAGGTCGCGGCGTGGGGCGCGGACGCGGTGATCGTGCAGGGCGGCGAGGGGGGCGGGCACACCGGGGATACCGCCACGACCGTGCTGCTGCCGCAGGTCGTGGACGCGGTGGACATCCCGGTGGTCGCGGCGGGCGGCTTCCACGACGGGCGGGGCCTGGTGGCGGCGCTCGCGTACGGGGCGGCAGGGATCGCGATGGGGACCCGCTTCCTGCTCACGTCGGACTCGACGGTGCCGGACGCCGTCAAGGCGCGCTATCTGGCGGCCTCCGTCAGGGACGTCACGGTGACGACGGCCGTCGACGGGCTCCCCCACCGCATGCTCCGCACGGACCTCGTCGAAGCGCTCGAACGCTCCGGCCGCGTCCGTGCCCTGCTGCACGCGCTGCGCCGTGCGGCCGGTTTCCGGAAGCTCTCGGGCCTGTCGTGGGCGGCGCTGGTCCGCGACGGGCTCGCGATGAAGCACGGCAAGGACCTGTCCTGGAGCCAGGTGCTGCTCGCCGCGAACACCCCCATGCTGCTGAAGGCGGCCATGGTGGAGGGCCGCACCGACCTCGGCGTCATGGCGTCCGGGCAGGTGGCGGGGGTGATCGAGGACCTGCCCAGCTGCGCGGAGCTCGTCGGGCGGGTGATGGCGCAGGCGCAGGAGGTGCTGCGGGCCCTGCCGGCCACGGAGTGA
- a CDS encoding SDR family oxidoreductase: MTGIADGRVVIVTGAGRGLGRAHALAFAAEGAKVVVNDLGVGLDGGGGGSAGPAQAVVDEIRALGGEAVAHGGDVASGEGAASLVAAALDAFGRLDTLVNNAGFLRDRMLVNLDEDAWDAVMRVHLKGHFLPLKHAAAHWRAEAKAGRAAAARVVNTSSGAGLLGSVGQGNYSAAKAAIVGLTLVAAAELARYGVQVNAIAPAARTRMTERAFADTMAAPSSAGAFDAMAPGNVSPLVVWLGSAASEGVTGRVFEAEAGRITVMEGWRAGPSADKGARWTPAEAGEATLKLLAASEPPGPVYGA; this comes from the coding sequence ATGACCGGAATCGCTGACGGCCGTGTCGTGATCGTGACCGGCGCCGGCCGAGGGCTGGGCAGGGCGCACGCCCTCGCCTTCGCCGCCGAAGGCGCGAAGGTGGTCGTCAACGACCTCGGCGTGGGCCTGGACGGGGGCGGCGGCGGATCGGCGGGGCCCGCGCAGGCCGTCGTCGACGAGATCCGTGCGCTCGGCGGCGAGGCGGTGGCACACGGCGGGGACGTGGCGTCCGGTGAGGGCGCGGCGTCACTGGTCGCGGCCGCGCTCGACGCCTTCGGACGGCTCGACACCCTCGTCAACAACGCGGGATTCCTGCGCGACCGGATGCTGGTCAACCTCGACGAGGACGCCTGGGACGCGGTGATGCGGGTGCATCTCAAGGGCCACTTCCTGCCGTTGAAGCACGCGGCGGCGCACTGGCGGGCCGAGGCGAAGGCGGGCCGCGCAGCGGCCGCGCGGGTCGTCAACACGTCGTCAGGAGCGGGTCTGCTCGGCTCGGTCGGCCAGGGCAACTACAGCGCGGCGAAGGCGGCCATCGTGGGCCTGACGCTGGTCGCGGCGGCCGAACTGGCCCGCTACGGCGTCCAGGTCAACGCCATCGCCCCGGCGGCGCGGACCCGTATGACCGAACGGGCCTTCGCGGACACGATGGCGGCTCCCTCGTCGGCCGGGGCCTTCGACGCGATGGCCCCCGGGAACGTCTCCCCGCTGGTCGTCTGGCTGGGCTCGGCGGCGTCGGAGGGCGTGACGGGCCGCGTCTTCGAGGCGGAGGCGGGCCGCATCACGGTGATGGAGGGCTGGCGCGCGGGCCCTTCGGCGGACAAGGGGGCGCGCTGGACACCGGCGGAGGCGGGCGAGGCGACGCTGAAACTCCTGGCCGCGTCCGAACCGCCGGGGCCGGTGTACGGGGCGTAG
- a CDS encoding SDR family oxidoreductase, translating to MEPDGRVAVVTGGTRGVGAGIARAFLAAGAEVVVCARRPPDAPVAASGRAARYVPVDLRDAAAVADLFAEVGRRYGRLDTLVNNAGGTPYRPLGECTAERHARVVELNLVAPMTASLAAYELLRAARGSVVMIGSVSGTRPSPGTAAYGAAKAGLENLARSMAVEWAPEVRVNTLVLGMVRTELSHLHYGDDDGLAAVGGTVPLGRLAEPGEIGDAAVFLASERAGYVSGASLLVHGGGERPAFLDAARVER from the coding sequence ATGGAGCCGGACGGGAGGGTCGCCGTCGTCACCGGCGGAACGCGCGGCGTCGGCGCGGGGATCGCGCGGGCGTTCCTCGCCGCCGGGGCGGAGGTCGTCGTCTGCGCCCGCCGGCCTCCGGACGCACCGGTCGCCGCCAGCGGGCGGGCCGCCCGGTACGTCCCCGTCGACCTGCGCGACGCGGCGGCCGTCGCGGACCTCTTCGCCGAGGTCGGGCGCCGGTACGGGCGGCTCGACACGCTCGTCAACAACGCGGGCGGAACGCCGTACCGGCCGCTGGGGGAGTGCACGGCCGAGCGGCACGCGCGGGTCGTGGAGCTCAACCTCGTCGCGCCGATGACCGCGTCCCTCGCCGCGTACGAACTGCTGCGCGCGGCGCGCGGCTCGGTCGTGATGATCGGCAGCGTGAGCGGCACACGGCCGTCGCCGGGGACGGCCGCGTACGGGGCGGCGAAGGCGGGACTGGAGAACCTCGCGCGGTCGATGGCGGTCGAGTGGGCGCCCGAGGTGCGGGTGAACACGCTCGTGCTCGGGATGGTGCGCACGGAGCTGTCGCATCTGCACTACGGCGACGACGACGGGCTCGCGGCGGTCGGGGGCACGGTGCCGCTCGGCCGGCTCGCCGAGCCGGGCGAGATCGGGGACGCGGCCGTGTTCCTGGCGTCGGAGCGGGCGGGGTATGTGAGCGGGGCGTCGCTGCTGGTGCACGGGGGCGGGGAGCGGCCGGCGTTCCTGGACGCGGCGCGGGTGGAACGGTGA
- a CDS encoding CoA-transferase subunit beta → MISRSEYCVVACAEAWRDNGEVLASPMGLIPSIGARLARRTFSPDLLLTDGEAMLVGLDGTVEGWLPYRRHLTMVTGGRRHVMMGASQIDRHGNQNISCIGDWARPARQLLGVRGAPVNTLNNPVSYWIPRHSRRVFVEKVDMVSGVGHDRAAGARFHRIPRVVSDLGVFDFATPDRSMRLASVHPGVTVEQVREATGFALVVDDDVPYTREPSAAELRLIREVIDPDGLRDREVGP, encoded by the coding sequence GTGATCAGTCGCTCGGAGTACTGCGTCGTCGCCTGCGCCGAGGCGTGGCGCGACAACGGCGAGGTGCTGGCCAGCCCGATGGGGCTGATCCCCTCCATCGGCGCACGCCTCGCCAGGCGGACCTTCTCGCCCGATCTGCTGCTGACGGACGGCGAGGCGATGCTCGTCGGGCTCGACGGCACGGTGGAGGGCTGGCTGCCGTACCGCCGCCATCTGACGATGGTCACCGGCGGACGTCGGCACGTCATGATGGGCGCGAGCCAGATCGACCGCCACGGCAACCAGAACATCTCCTGCATCGGCGACTGGGCCCGGCCGGCGCGGCAGCTCCTCGGGGTGCGCGGCGCCCCGGTCAACACCCTCAACAATCCGGTGAGTTACTGGATCCCGCGGCACTCCCGGCGGGTCTTCGTCGAGAAGGTCGACATGGTCAGCGGCGTGGGCCACGACCGCGCGGCCGGGGCGCGCTTCCACCGGATCCCGCGGGTGGTCAGCGACCTCGGGGTCTTCGACTTCGCGACACCGGACCGGTCGATGCGGCTGGCGTCCGTGCATCCGGGGGTGACGGTCGAGCAGGTGCGGGAGGCGACCGGGTTCGCGCTGGTGGTCGATGACGACGTCCCGTACACGCGGGAGCCGAGCGCCGCCGAGCTGCGGCTGATCCGCGAGGTCATCGATCCGGACGGGCTGCGCGACCGCGAGGTCGGGCCCTGA
- a CDS encoding acetyl-CoA C-acetyltransferase, whose amino-acid sequence MGEAYIVEAVRTPVGRRRGGLASVHPADLGAHVLKALVERSGIDPAAVEDVVLGCLDTVGPQAGDIARTCWLAAGLPEEVPGVTVDRQCGSSQQAVHFAAQGVMSGTQDLVVAGGVQNMSQIPIAFASRQAAEPLGLTEGPFAGSEGWRARYGDAPVNQFHGAELIAKKWGISRSAMEEFALRSHQRAIRAIDEGRFERETVAYGHVTVDEGPRRDTTLEKMAALEPVAEGGTITAACSSQVSDGAAAMLLASERAVREHGLTPRARVHHLSVRGEDPIRMLSAPVPATAYALKKTGLAIDDIDLVEINEAFAPVVLAWLKETGADPARVNVNGGAIALGHPLGATGVRLMTTLLHELERSGGRFGLQTMCEGGGQANVTIIERV is encoded by the coding sequence ATGGGCGAGGCCTACATAGTGGAAGCGGTCCGCACCCCGGTCGGCCGGCGCAGGGGCGGCCTCGCGTCCGTGCACCCCGCCGATCTGGGCGCGCACGTCCTCAAGGCCCTGGTCGAGCGGTCCGGCATCGACCCGGCGGCCGTGGAGGACGTCGTCCTCGGCTGCCTGGACACGGTGGGCCCGCAGGCCGGTGACATCGCCCGCACCTGCTGGCTCGCGGCCGGGCTGCCCGAAGAGGTGCCCGGCGTCACCGTCGACCGCCAGTGCGGGTCGTCCCAGCAGGCGGTGCACTTCGCGGCCCAGGGCGTCATGTCCGGCACCCAGGACCTCGTCGTCGCGGGCGGCGTGCAGAACATGTCCCAGATCCCGATCGCCTTCGCCTCCAGGCAGGCCGCCGAACCGCTCGGCCTGACCGAGGGCCCGTTCGCCGGCAGCGAGGGCTGGCGCGCGCGGTACGGCGACGCACCCGTCAACCAGTTCCACGGCGCCGAACTCATCGCGAAGAAGTGGGGCATCTCCCGGTCCGCCATGGAGGAGTTCGCCCTCCGCTCCCACCAGCGGGCGATCCGCGCGATCGACGAGGGCCGCTTCGAGCGGGAGACGGTCGCGTACGGCCATGTGACGGTCGACGAAGGCCCGCGCCGCGACACGACCCTGGAGAAGATGGCGGCGCTCGAGCCCGTGGCCGAAGGCGGCACCATCACCGCGGCCTGCTCCTCCCAGGTCTCGGACGGCGCGGCCGCGATGCTGCTGGCGAGCGAGCGGGCGGTACGGGAGCACGGGCTGACCCCGCGGGCCCGCGTCCACCATCTCTCGGTCCGCGGCGAGGACCCCATCCGCATGCTGTCCGCCCCCGTCCCGGCGACCGCGTACGCGCTGAAGAAGACCGGCCTCGCCATCGACGACATCGACCTCGTCGAGATCAACGAGGCCTTCGCCCCGGTCGTCCTCGCCTGGCTGAAGGAGACCGGCGCCGACCCCGCCCGCGTCAACGTCAACGGCGGCGCCATCGCCCTCGGCCATCCGCTGGGCGCGACGGGGGTGCGGCTGATGACGACGCTGCTGCACGAGCTGGAGCGGTCGGGCGGGCGGTTCGGGCTGCAGACGATGTGCGAGGGCGGCGGGCAGGCGAACGTGACGATCATCGAGCGGGTGTGA
- a CDS encoding enoyl-CoA hydratase family protein, which yields MGVSTSGPEKGISVVAVDFPPVNALPVQGWYDLADAVRAAGRDPEIRCVVLTAAGRGFNAGVDIKELQRDPGHEALIGANRGCHEAFAAVYECEVPVVAAVQGHCLGGGIGLVGNADAIVASDDATFGLPELDRGALGAATHLARLVPQHLMRALYYTSRTVTAAELHAHGSVWKVVPRARLDAAALELAREIARKDGHLIRLAKAAINGIDPVDVRRSYRYEQGFTFEAALSGTADRVRDTFGSQGKDSQRKDSQGKEETSG from the coding sequence ATGGGTGTCTCCACCTCCGGCCCGGAGAAGGGCATTTCCGTCGTCGCCGTCGACTTCCCGCCCGTCAACGCCCTGCCCGTACAGGGCTGGTACGACCTCGCCGACGCCGTCCGCGCCGCCGGCCGCGATCCGGAGATCCGCTGTGTCGTCCTCACCGCCGCGGGCCGGGGCTTCAACGCGGGTGTCGACATCAAGGAGTTGCAGCGCGACCCGGGTCACGAGGCGCTGATCGGCGCCAACCGCGGCTGCCACGAGGCGTTCGCCGCGGTGTACGAGTGCGAGGTCCCCGTCGTCGCAGCGGTGCAGGGCCACTGCCTGGGCGGCGGGATCGGGCTGGTCGGGAACGCCGACGCGATCGTCGCCTCCGACGACGCCACCTTCGGGCTGCCGGAGCTGGACCGCGGCGCACTCGGCGCCGCCACACACCTCGCCCGGCTCGTGCCCCAGCATCTGATGCGCGCCCTGTACTACACCTCGCGTACGGTCACGGCCGCCGAGCTCCACGCCCACGGCTCGGTCTGGAAGGTCGTCCCGCGCGCCCGGCTCGACGCGGCGGCCCTGGAGCTGGCCCGCGAGATCGCCCGCAAGGACGGGCATCTCATCCGGCTGGCCAAGGCGGCCATCAACGGCATCGACCCCGTCGACGTACGCCGCAGCTACCGCTACGAGCAGGGCTTCACCTTCGAGGCGGCGCTCAGCGGGACGGCCGACCGGGTCCGCGACACCTTCGGCAGCCAAGGCAAGGACAGCCAGCGCAAGGACAGCCAGGGCAAGGAGGAGACGAGTGGCTGA
- a CDS encoding TetR/AcrR family transcriptional regulator has protein sequence MTAVPERRRELLDTAAEVFAAQGYNATTVRKIADAAGMLAGSLYYHFDSKESMVDEILSTFLDELWEGYDTVLAAGLGPRETIEALVTESFREIDRHRAAVAIYQKEARHLAAQPRFHYLADSQQKFEKAWLGTLERGVAARVFRDDLDIRLTYRFVRDTVWVAASWYRPGGQHSPDEIARQYLSMVLDGISVRH, from the coding sequence ATGACCGCCGTGCCCGAGCGGCGCCGCGAGCTGCTCGACACCGCTGCCGAGGTGTTCGCCGCCCAGGGCTACAACGCCACCACCGTCCGCAAGATCGCGGACGCCGCGGGGATGCTCGCGGGCAGCCTCTACTACCACTTCGATTCCAAGGAATCGATGGTCGACGAGATCCTCTCCACCTTCCTCGACGAGCTGTGGGAGGGGTACGACACCGTCCTCGCCGCCGGGCTCGGGCCGCGCGAGACGATCGAGGCGCTCGTCACCGAGTCGTTCCGGGAGATCGACCGGCACCGCGCCGCCGTCGCGATCTACCAGAAGGAGGCCCGGCACCTCGCCGCCCAGCCGCGCTTCCACTACCTCGCCGACTCGCAGCAGAAGTTCGAGAAGGCATGGCTCGGGACGCTGGAGCGCGGGGTCGCCGCACGCGTCTTCCGCGACGACCTGGACATCCGGCTCACCTACCGGTTCGTCCGCGACACCGTGTGGGTGGCGGCGTCCTGGTACCGGCCGGGCGGACAGCACAGCCCCGACGAGATCGCCCGCCAGTACCTGTCGATGGTGCTGGACGGCATTTCCGTACGTCACTGA
- a CDS encoding CoA transferase subunit A — MADKTMSVDDVVGRLRSGMTLGIGGWGSRRKPMALVRAILRTGLTDLTVVSYGGPDVGLLAAAGRIRRLVAPFATLDSIPLEPHFRAARERAGFAMTELDEAMFMWGLHAAANRLPFLPVRAGLGSDVMRVNPELRTVTSPYEDGEEFVAVPALRMDAALVHMNRADRLGNGQYLGPDPYFDDLFCEAADEAYVSCEQLVGTAELTKDAAPQTLLISRHSVTGVVETPNGAHFTSCVPDHGRDEAFQKLYATTPWEEFAGRFLSGASEHAYQSAVRTWHEEQR, encoded by the coding sequence GTGGCTGACAAGACCATGTCCGTCGACGACGTCGTCGGGCGGCTGCGCAGCGGCATGACCCTCGGCATCGGCGGCTGGGGCTCGCGCCGCAAGCCGATGGCCCTGGTCAGGGCGATCCTCCGGACGGGCCTCACCGACCTGACCGTCGTCTCGTACGGTGGCCCGGACGTCGGGCTGCTCGCTGCCGCGGGCCGCATCCGCCGGCTCGTCGCGCCGTTCGCGACGCTCGACTCGATCCCTCTGGAGCCGCACTTCCGCGCCGCCCGTGAGCGCGCCGGCTTCGCGATGACCGAGCTCGACGAGGCCATGTTCATGTGGGGCCTGCACGCCGCCGCGAACCGGCTGCCGTTCCTGCCGGTACGGGCCGGGCTCGGCTCGGACGTCATGCGGGTCAACCCGGAGCTGCGGACGGTGACGTCCCCGTACGAGGACGGCGAGGAGTTCGTCGCCGTGCCGGCCCTGCGGATGGACGCCGCGCTCGTCCACATGAACCGCGCCGACCGGCTCGGCAACGGCCAGTACCTGGGCCCCGACCCGTACTTCGACGACCTGTTCTGCGAGGCGGCCGACGAGGCGTACGTCTCGTGCGAGCAACTCGTCGGGACGGCCGAGCTGACGAAGGACGCCGCCCCGCAGACCCTGCTGATCAGCCGGCACAGCGTGACGGGCGTCGTCGAGACCCCGAACGGCGCGCACTTCACCTCCTGCGTGCCCGACCACGGGCGGGACGAGGCGTTCCAGAAGCTGTACGCGACCACACCGTGGGAGGAGTTCGCCGGGCGGTTCCTGTCCGGTGCGAGCGAGCACGCCTACCAGTCCGCCGTCCGGACCTGGCACGAGGAGCAGCGGTGA
- a CDS encoding DEAD/DEAH box helicase, which translates to MTRSHSERPARPARKRPAQRTANQAATPPAKRPAKGSGGGRRITRPQEFTLPESSTPALPAVASFGELELPAALLKTLAAQGVTEPFPIQAATLPNSLAGRDVLGRGRTGSGKTLSFGLALLARTAGRRAEPGVPLALVLVPTRELAQQVTDALTPYATAVNLRLATVVGGMSITRQAAALRRGAEVLVATPGRLKDLIERGDCRLDQVAITVLDEADQMADMGFLPQVTALLKQVEPDGQRMLFSATLDRNVDRLVRGFLTDPVVHSVDPSAGAVTTMDHHVLYVADETDKKAVTTRIAARDGRVILFLDTKRSVDRLVKRLLASGVRAGGLHGGRTQPQRNRTLDQFKNGQVTALVATNVAARGIHVDDLDLVVNVDPPMDHKDYLHRGGRTARAGESGSVVTLVLPEQRREMTLLMSDAGISPRTARIKSSDEELARLTGAREPSGVAVTIEVPQPQQQPAGQSRPKRKRPRSGGAGSGRRAEGHRAEGRRTESGRTEGGRAEGGRADAGRSQAGRTQAGRGRSRGRASGGAKGGAGGLRTAAQ; encoded by the coding sequence ATGACTCGCTCCCACTCCGAACGTCCCGCACGTCCCGCGCGCAAGCGACCGGCGCAGCGCACCGCGAACCAGGCCGCGACCCCGCCCGCGAAGCGGCCGGCGAAGGGCTCCGGCGGTGGGCGCCGTATCACGCGTCCGCAGGAGTTCACCCTGCCGGAATCCAGCACGCCCGCCCTGCCCGCCGTCGCGTCGTTCGGTGAGCTGGAGCTGCCCGCGGCCCTGCTGAAGACCCTCGCCGCCCAGGGTGTGACCGAGCCCTTCCCGATCCAGGCGGCCACCCTGCCGAACTCCCTCGCGGGCCGCGACGTCCTCGGCCGCGGACGGACCGGCTCCGGCAAGACCCTCTCCTTCGGCCTCGCGCTGCTCGCCCGCACCGCCGGCCGGCGTGCGGAGCCCGGTGTGCCGCTCGCCCTGGTGCTCGTGCCCACGCGGGAACTCGCGCAGCAGGTCACCGACGCCCTCACCCCGTACGCGACGGCCGTGAACCTGCGGCTGGCCACGGTCGTCGGCGGAATGTCGATCACCAGGCAGGCGGCCGCGCTGAGGCGCGGCGCCGAGGTCCTGGTGGCGACGCCCGGACGGCTCAAGGACCTCATCGAGCGTGGTGACTGCCGGCTGGACCAGGTGGCGATCACGGTCCTCGACGAGGCCGACCAGATGGCGGACATGGGCTTCCTGCCGCAGGTCACGGCGTTGCTGAAGCAGGTCGAGCCGGACGGGCAGCGGATGCTGTTCTCGGCGACCCTGGACCGGAACGTCGACCGGCTCGTCCGGGGCTTCCTGACCGACCCCGTGGTCCACTCGGTCGACCCCTCCGCGGGCGCCGTGACCACGATGGACCACCACGTCCTGTACGTCGCCGACGAGACGGACAAGAAGGCGGTCACCACGCGTATAGCCGCCCGTGACGGCCGGGTGATCCTCTTCCTGGACACCAAGCGCTCCGTGGACCGGCTGGTCAAGCGGCTGCTCGCGAGCGGCGTACGGGCCGGGGGCCTGCACGGCGGCCGTACGCAGCCGCAGCGCAACCGCACCCTGGACCAGTTCAAGAACGGGCAGGTCACCGCGCTGGTGGCGACCAATGTGGCGGCCCGAGGCATCCATGTCGACGACCTGGACCTCGTCGTCAACGTCGATCCTCCGATGGACCACAAGGACTATCTGCACCGGGGCGGGCGCACCGCGCGGGCCGGCGAGTCGGGCAGTGTCGTCACCCTCGTACTGCCCGAGCAGCGGCGGGAGATGACCCTGCTCATGTCGGACGCGGGCATCAGCCCGCGGACGGCCAGGATCAAGTCCAGCGACGAGGAACTGGCCCGGCTGACCGGGGCGCGCGAGCCGTCCGGCGTGGCCGTCACCATCGAGGTGCCGCAGCCGCAGCAGCAGCCCGCGGGGCAGTCGCGCCCGAAGCGCAAGCGCCCCCGGAGCGGTGGTGCCGGGTCCGGCCGCCGCGCCGAGGGCCATCGCGCCGAGGGCCGCCGTACCGAGAGCGGACGTACGGAGGGCGGACGTGCGGAGGGCGGTCGCGCCGACGCCGGACGTTCGCAGGCCGGACGTACCCAGGCCGGCCGCGGGCGCTCCCGAGGGCGCGCGTCCGGCGGTGCGAAGGGCGGGGCCGGGGGCCTCAGGACCGCCGCCCAGTAG
- a CDS encoding cold-shock protein — translation MATGTVKWFNAEKGFGFIQQDGGGADVFAHYSNIATQGFRELQEGQKVTFDVTQGQKGPQAENIVPA, via the coding sequence ATGGCCACCGGAACCGTGAAGTGGTTCAACGCCGAAAAGGGCTTCGGCTTCATCCAGCAGGACGGCGGCGGCGCCGACGTCTTCGCCCACTACTCGAACATCGCCACCCAGGGCTTCCGTGAGCTCCAGGAGGGCCAGAAGGTCACCTTCGACGTCACGCAGGGCCAGAAGGGCCCGCAGGCGGAGAACATCGTCCCGGCCTGA